One window of Rasiella rasia genomic DNA carries:
- a CDS encoding glycosyltransferase family 2 protein: protein MNLSIVIPLLNEEESLTELYHWIANTMQSNGFLYEIIFIDDGSTDGSWKLIDTLSKEHPEVKAIRFLKNFGKSQALHAGFAMATGDVVITMDADLQDNPEEIPELYNMITQGDYDLVSGWKKKRFDSVVAKNLPSKLFNFAARKTSGVQLNDFNCGLKAYRNDVVKTIEVTGDMHRYIPVLAKNAGFSKIGEKVVQHQARKYGTTKFGAERFVRGFLDLITIWFLSRFGKRPMHLFGAWGAIMLFVGFCFALYLGIDKLFINTTGRLITERPEFYITLTAMILGSQLFLAGFIGELILRNKKDSTNYIIKEQLNTNA, encoded by the coding sequence ATGAACCTATCTATTGTCATTCCCCTTCTTAACGAAGAAGAATCACTTACAGAACTATACCATTGGATTGCAAATACCATGCAGTCCAATGGTTTTTTATATGAAATCATCTTTATAGACGACGGTAGTACAGACGGTTCGTGGAAATTAATCGACACCCTCTCTAAAGAACATCCTGAAGTAAAGGCTATACGTTTTTTAAAGAATTTCGGAAAGTCGCAAGCATTACACGCAGGTTTCGCCATGGCAACTGGAGATGTGGTAATTACCATGGACGCCGATTTACAAGACAATCCGGAAGAAATTCCAGAGCTTTACAACATGATTACCCAAGGTGATTATGACTTGGTCTCTGGCTGGAAGAAAAAACGTTTCGACTCTGTGGTAGCGAAAAATTTACCTTCCAAACTTTTTAATTTCGCTGCGCGGAAAACATCTGGGGTGCAACTAAACGATTTTAATTGTGGCCTTAAGGCATACCGTAACGATGTAGTGAAAACTATTGAAGTGACCGGAGACATGCATCGTTACATTCCCGTTTTGGCTAAGAATGCAGGCTTTAGCAAGATTGGTGAAAAAGTTGTACAACATCAAGCTAGGAAATACGGAACTACTAAGTTTGGTGCCGAACGCTTTGTAAGAGGATTCTTAGACCTTATTACAATTTGGTTTCTTTCTCGCTTCGGAAAGCGTCCCATGCACTTATTTGGCGCTTGGGGAGCTATAATGCTCTTTGTAGGTTTCTGCTTTGCATTGTATTTAGGAATTGACAAACTTTTTATAAATACAACAGGTCGACTTATTACCGAACGTCCCGAGTTTTATATTACCCTAACTGCAATGATTTTAGGAAGTCAGTTGTTTTTAGCAGGCTTTATTGGTGAACTTATTCTTAGAAATAAAAAAGATAGCACCAACTACATCATCAAGGAACAACTAAACACCAATGCATAA
- a CDS encoding DUF4199 domain-containing protein, with the protein MEYQKASVKKVALPYGAILGLLTVMLSVIVYVMDLTYEQPWWQGAIGFGIMILCIIYGIKSFKADNSGFLSLGEAIKVGLAISLIAAIFGVIFNLLFMTVIEPDFMTNMLAVTEDNMLEQNPNMTQDQIDMAMGISETMMSPGIISAISIIMTLFFGFIISLITGLVMKVNRPAHI; encoded by the coding sequence ATGGAATATCAAAAAGCTTCAGTAAAAAAAGTAGCACTACCCTACGGTGCAATTCTAGGGTTACTAACGGTTATGCTTAGCGTAATTGTATACGTAATGGACCTTACCTATGAACAACCGTGGTGGCAAGGAGCCATTGGGTTCGGTATTATGATTCTTTGTATTATATACGGAATAAAATCTTTTAAAGCCGATAATTCTGGATTTTTAAGTCTAGGTGAAGCAATTAAAGTTGGCCTTGCTATTTCACTCATTGCCGCAATATTTGGCGTTATATTCAATCTTTTATTCATGACTGTTATAGAGCCAGACTTTATGACTAATATGCTAGCCGTTACCGAAGACAACATGCTTGAGCAAAACCCAAACATGACACAAGATCAAATTGATATGGCTATGGGTATATCTGAAACTATGATGAGTCCAGGAATTATTTCTGCTATTTCAATAATAATGACCCTTTTCTTTGGCTTTATTATCTCTCTTATCACAGGTTTAGTAATGAAAGTAAACAGACCCGCACATATTTAG
- a CDS encoding type B 50S ribosomal protein L31 produces MKKDIHPENYRVVAFKDMSNDEVFLTKSTAETKEMLEVDGVEYPLVKMEISRTSHPFYTGKSKLLDTAGRIDKFKNKYAKFKKPVVKEEAVQEETKKEEVKDAE; encoded by the coding sequence ATGAAAAAAGACATACATCCAGAGAATTATAGAGTAGTAGCATTTAAAGACATGTCTAACGACGAAGTGTTTTTAACAAAGTCTACTGCAGAGACTAAAGAAATGTTAGAGGTTGATGGTGTTGAGTACCCATTAGTGAAAATGGAAATCTCTAGAACTTCTCACCCTTTCTATACTGGGAAGTCTAAGCTTCTTGATACTGCAGGACGTATCGATAAGTTTAAGAACAAGTACGCTAAATTCAAGAAGCCAGTGGTGAAAGAAGAAGCTGTACAGGAAGAAACAAAAAAAGAAGAAGTTAAAGACGCCGAATAG
- a CDS encoding GlmU family protein, which yields MNYILFDGSVRSQLLPFTFTRPVADIRVGILTLREKWERHLGFTTTTVTEDYLSEKWPMVELEQNVFINASFIPSENLVNLIKGLSENQAVFYKDEPIAFFTTEGQVVDFDAYNITEYSNEDVFQIEHTWDLFSKNHEAIARDYALITNGRTSQPIPEKTVAFNESNIFIEEGAKLPYCSLNATEGPIYIGENSEIMEGAVIRGPFALCEGATIKMNAKIYTGCTVGPHSKVGGELNNSVIMGYSNKGHDGFLGNAVIGEWCNLGADTNNSNLKNNYAEVRLWDYETEGFAKTGLQFCGLMMGDHSKCGINTMFNTGTVVGVSANIFGSGFPRNFIPSFSWGGNGGMTTYKTNKAFEVAKIVMARRGVDFTEDDAKILEHVFEATAQWRRG from the coding sequence ATGAATTATATTCTTTTTGATGGCAGTGTTCGCAGCCAATTACTTCCTTTTACCTTTACGCGCCCCGTCGCAGATATTCGAGTAGGAATTCTCACCTTACGTGAAAAATGGGAGCGACATTTAGGCTTTACCACTACCACGGTAACCGAAGATTATTTGTCTGAAAAATGGCCTATGGTCGAGCTAGAGCAGAATGTATTTATTAATGCTTCTTTTATTCCTTCGGAAAATTTAGTGAATCTCATAAAAGGGCTTTCCGAAAACCAAGCTGTTTTTTATAAAGACGAACCCATTGCTTTTTTTACAACAGAAGGTCAAGTAGTAGATTTTGATGCCTACAACATTACTGAATACAGCAATGAAGATGTCTTTCAGATTGAGCATACATGGGACCTGTTTTCTAAAAACCACGAAGCTATTGCCCGCGACTATGCTTTGATTACCAATGGAAGAACATCACAGCCTATTCCTGAGAAAACAGTCGCCTTTAATGAATCAAATATCTTTATTGAAGAAGGAGCCAAATTACCTTACTGTTCGCTTAATGCCACCGAAGGTCCTATTTATATTGGTGAAAATTCCGAAATCATGGAAGGTGCTGTAATTAGAGGTCCCTTTGCACTTTGCGAAGGAGCTACCATTAAAATGAACGCAAAAATTTATACCGGCTGTACAGTTGGGCCGCATAGTAAAGTTGGAGGAGAACTCAATAACTCTGTAATCATGGGGTATTCTAATAAAGGTCACGATGGTTTCTTGGGTAATGCAGTAATAGGAGAATGGTGTAACCTAGGCGCAGATACCAACAACAGTAACTTAAAAAATAACTATGCAGAAGTACGCCTATGGGATTACGAAACCGAAGGGTTTGCAAAAACTGGTCTTCAATTTTGTGGCCTAATGATGGGTGATCATAGCAAATGTGGTATCAATACCATGTTTAATACGGGTACCGTGGTTGGCGTAAGTGCTAATATCTTTGGAAGTGGTTTCCCGCGTAATTTTATTCCTAGTTTTAGTTGGGGTGGTAATGGTGGTATGACTACGTACAAAACCAACAAGGCCTTTGAGGTTGCCAAAATTGTCATGGCCCGTCGCGGTGTAGATTTTACTGAAGACGATGCTAAGATTTTAGAACATGTCTTTGAGGCAACTGCACAGTGGAGAAGGGGGTAG
- a CDS encoding DUF3052 family protein, whose translation MTTAGYSGTPLAKKLGIKEGTTMLAVNSPKSYLSFFREFPPNVIMAPVRSTSEDVDFIHVFVKTQADLQTYVSEVMPRLKREGMLWLSWPKKTSGIATELDKFSIMKFGQNLGLVDTKVAAIDEQWSGHKFVYRLQDR comes from the coding sequence ATGACAACAGCTGGCTATTCTGGAACACCTTTGGCTAAAAAACTTGGCATAAAAGAGGGCACCACTATGTTGGCTGTAAATTCGCCTAAATCTTATCTCAGCTTTTTTCGTGAATTTCCGCCAAATGTTATAATGGCCCCAGTACGCAGCACTTCTGAAGATGTAGATTTTATTCATGTTTTTGTAAAGACGCAAGCCGACTTACAAACTTATGTTTCCGAAGTGATGCCTAGGCTCAAGAGAGAGGGCATGCTTTGGCTTAGTTGGCCCAAAAAAACTTCAGGAATCGCTACAGAGTTAGATAAGTTTTCAATTATGAAATTTGGCCAAAACCTAGGTCTCGTAGATACAAAAGTTGCAGCCATAGATGAACAATGGAGCGGTCATAAATTTGTATATCGCTTGCAAGACAGGTAA
- a CDS encoding ABC transporter substrate-binding protein, which produces MGVALVLFLASCTNNNDGSNDHLVFRYNEHSNIASLDPAFARNPQTIWPTNQLYNGLVQLDDSLNVQPDIAKSWVINDTTLTYTFTLRDDVFFHRNGVFGNDSTRAVTATDFTYSFKRLIDPKVASPGSWVLQNVERFYAENDTTFVVQLKQPFPAFLGLLSMRYCSVVPKEAIDFYGSKFRRNPVGTGPFQFKLWEENVKLVFRKNPHYFEVDAQGKKLPYLEAVAITFLPDKQSEFLQFAQGKIDFMSGLDNSYKDEIITTTGELQPKYEATVNLNTTPYLNTEYLGFFMPTNTSEVQSKLLRQAVNYGFDRVKMVKYLRNGMGIPAIHGFIPKGLPGYNAIEGYSYQPEKARQLIEAYKTESGNTNPQITIGTNSQYLDVCEYIQRELEKIGIAVTIDVMPPSTLRQKKSSGELDIFRASWIADYPDAENYLSLFYSENFTPNGPNYTHYKNELFDSLYITAQNISSIDDRKLLYTKMDSLIIQDAPVVPLYYDMAVRFVQKNVSGLGINPQNFLFLKRVKKTN; this is translated from the coding sequence ATAGGAGTAGCTCTAGTGCTTTTCTTGGCATCCTGCACAAACAATAATGATGGCTCTAACGATCACTTAGTTTTTAGATACAACGAACACAGCAATATTGCCTCTTTAGACCCGGCATTTGCAAGAAATCCGCAAACTATTTGGCCTACAAATCAGCTATACAATGGGCTGGTTCAATTAGACGATTCTCTAAATGTACAACCCGACATTGCCAAATCATGGGTTATAAACGACACTACACTAACCTATACATTTACCTTGCGAGACGATGTATTTTTTCATAGAAATGGAGTCTTCGGAAATGATTCTACAAGAGCTGTTACTGCTACAGATTTCACCTATAGCTTTAAGAGACTCATAGACCCTAAAGTAGCTTCGCCAGGTAGTTGGGTGCTTCAAAATGTAGAACGTTTTTATGCCGAAAATGACACCACCTTTGTAGTCCAATTAAAACAGCCCTTCCCTGCATTTTTAGGACTGCTGTCTATGCGATACTGTTCTGTAGTTCCTAAAGAGGCTATAGATTTTTATGGTAGTAAATTTAGAAGGAATCCTGTGGGCACAGGTCCTTTTCAGTTTAAACTATGGGAAGAAAATGTAAAATTGGTTTTTAGAAAAAATCCGCATTATTTTGAAGTCGATGCTCAAGGAAAAAAGCTTCCTTACTTGGAGGCCGTGGCAATTACTTTTCTACCAGATAAGCAAAGTGAATTTCTTCAATTTGCACAAGGAAAGATTGATTTTATGAGCGGCTTAGATAATTCGTACAAAGACGAAATTATTACCACCACTGGTGAATTGCAACCAAAATATGAAGCCACAGTAAACTTAAATACCACACCTTACTTAAACACAGAGTACTTAGGGTTTTTTATGCCTACCAATACTTCTGAAGTTCAAAGTAAATTACTACGGCAAGCTGTAAATTATGGTTTTGACAGAGTGAAAATGGTGAAATATTTACGCAATGGCATGGGCATTCCTGCCATACATGGTTTTATCCCTAAAGGCCTACCTGGCTATAATGCAATTGAAGGCTATAGCTACCAACCCGAGAAAGCCCGTCAACTCATTGAAGCCTATAAAACTGAAAGTGGAAATACAAATCCGCAAATAACCATAGGCACCAACAGTCAATACTTAGATGTTTGCGAATACATTCAGCGGGAGCTTGAAAAAATAGGGATTGCCGTAACTATAGATGTAATGCCTCCCTCAACATTACGCCAAAAGAAAAGTAGTGGTGAACTAGATATATTTAGAGCCAGTTGGATTGCAGATTATCCAGATGCCGAAAATTATCTTTCTTTGTTTTACAGTGAGAATTTTACTCCTAACGGCCCAAATTATACTCACTATAAGAATGAACTTTTTGACAGCCTTTATATTACAGCTCAAAACATATCTTCAATAGACGATCGTAAATTGCTTTACACCAAAATGGACAGTCTTATAATACAAGATGCGCCTGTTGTTCCTTTATATTACGACATGGCGGTTAGATTCGTGCAGAAAAATGTTTCTGGCTTGGGTATCAATCCGCAAAATTTCTTGTTTTTAAAACGCGTAAAAAAAACGAACTAA
- the mtaB gene encoding tRNA (N(6)-L-threonylcarbamoyladenosine(37)-C(2))-methylthiotransferase MtaB, whose product MSTHKKVAYYTLGCKLNFSETATIARNFEDEGFSRVDFSEKADIYVINTCSVTENADKRFKSIVKKAQKSNPEAFVAAVGCYAQLKPQELADVNGVDLVLGATEKFKITSYINDLLASPDRSTSAQIHSCEIEDADFYVGSYSVGDRTRAFLKVQDGCDYKCTYCTIPLARGISRSDTLENVLKNAAEISEQNIKEIVLTGVNIGDYGKGEFGNKKHEHTFLELCEALDDVQGVERLRISSIEPNLLKNETIDFVSKSRTFVPHFHIPLQSGSNALLKLMRRRYMRELYVDRVNKIKTVMPHACIGVDVIVGFPGETEERFLETYHFLNELDISYLHVFTYSERDNTPAATMDGVVPKNVRAKRSKMLRGLSAKKRRAFYEGQIGTKRTILFEGENKLGYIHGFTENYVKVKAPWNPELVNTMHEVTLTEIDEDGLVRFQYVQEPILVGQ is encoded by the coding sequence ATGTCTACACACAAAAAAGTCGCATACTACACGCTTGGCTGTAAACTGAATTTCAGTGAAACAGCTACTATCGCCAGAAATTTTGAGGACGAAGGATTTTCACGTGTTGACTTTTCAGAAAAGGCAGATATTTATGTTATCAATACCTGTAGTGTTACAGAAAATGCCGACAAGCGCTTTAAAAGTATTGTAAAGAAGGCTCAAAAGAGTAATCCTGAAGCTTTTGTGGCTGCGGTGGGTTGTTATGCGCAACTAAAACCACAAGAATTGGCAGATGTTAATGGGGTAGATTTGGTGTTGGGTGCTACAGAAAAGTTTAAGATTACCTCTTATATTAACGACTTATTAGCTAGCCCCGATCGCAGCACATCGGCGCAAATACATTCTTGTGAAATTGAAGATGCAGATTTTTACGTAGGGTCGTATAGTGTGGGTGATAGAACCAGGGCTTTTTTAAAAGTACAGGACGGCTGTGATTATAAATGTACGTACTGTACGATTCCATTAGCACGTGGTATTTCTAGGAGCGATACTCTTGAGAATGTTTTAAAAAATGCTGCGGAAATTTCCGAACAAAACATAAAAGAGATTGTTTTAACAGGCGTAAATATTGGTGATTACGGTAAAGGAGAATTTGGAAACAAAAAACATGAACATACCTTTTTAGAGCTATGCGAAGCTTTGGACGATGTGCAAGGTGTAGAACGTCTTCGTATTTCTTCTATTGAACCAAATTTGTTAAAAAATGAGACCATAGATTTTGTATCTAAATCTAGAACCTTTGTACCTCATTTTCATATACCACTGCAAAGTGGTAGTAACGCTTTGTTGAAATTAATGCGTCGTCGCTATATGCGCGAATTGTATGTAGATCGCGTGAATAAAATTAAAACGGTAATGCCGCATGCTTGTATTGGCGTAGACGTAATTGTTGGATTTCCGGGTGAAACGGAAGAACGGTTTTTAGAAACCTATCATTTCTTGAACGAATTAGACATCTCATATTTACATGTTTTTACCTATTCTGAAAGGGATAATACTCCGGCAGCGACTATGGATGGGGTTGTGCCTAAAAATGTTCGTGCAAAACGCAGTAAAATGCTTCGGGGACTTTCGGCTAAAAAACGACGCGCTTTTTACGAAGGACAAATAGGTACAAAGCGAACCATTTTATTTGAAGGTGAAAACAAGTTGGGGTACATTCACGGATTTACCGAAAATTATGTAAAAGTAAAAGCCCCGTGGAATCCGGAGCTTGTAAATACTATGCATGAAGTTACGTTAACGGAAATAGATGAAGACGGACTTGTACGATTTCAGTATGTACAAGAACCGATTTTAGTTGGTCAATAA